TGTCTTTTAAAATCTCTCTATTGAGTTAGACATAGTCACATAGCTATGGTTAAGTATCTGTCTCTGAGTTCGGCTAGAAGAAGAAACGACTTCGTGGCAGCGCCAGAGATTTCTTTTGATCTCATGATTGAAATCCTGAGTAGATTGCCTGTTAAATCGCTTATGAGGTTCAAGTGTGTCTCAAAGCTCTGGTCTTCTCTGATCCGTTCTCGATATTTTAGCAACCTTTATCTCAAGGTCGCATCATCTCCATCGCGACTGATGCGACCACTTGGTGTATACATGAGTTTGAATTTGAGTTTGACTTCGGATGGACACTACAATTGTGATTCGATGGAGTTTTGCCGCAACACTGAAAAGTTTGAACTGCTATCCTTAAGGTTATCTTTGTCGTCTAGTAATAGTGATGAATCATCGTTAGAACAAGATTTGACTTTCCCAGGGATGGGAGGATACAATATGGTATCTCTTCGCGGTTTGATTTTATACACTGTTTGCAGAAAAGCATGTATCTATAATCCCTCCACTAGACAAAGCTTAACCTTACCCGCAGTCAAATCCAACATTTTTGCTCAGCAAGAACGTAATAAGCATGTCTTCTACTTTTTCGGACATGATCATGTTCATGATCAATACAAAATAGTCTGCAATGTTGTGGTAATCTCGCGAGATTACAAGAAGATAATAACCAACGAGTTTTGGGTCTTTGTACTGGAACCCAGAGGTTTTTGGAAAAGAATCGAGTATGATGATCAACCTCACCTTCCAACAAAACAAGGACTCTGCATCAACGGAGTTATATATTATCTGGCTTCCAATCCTACATGTCATGTTTACTGTTTTGACGTTAGGTCCGAAGAGT
The sequence above is a segment of the Raphanus sativus cultivar WK10039 unplaced genomic scaffold, ASM80110v3 Scaffold6387, whole genome shotgun sequence genome. Coding sequences within it:
- the LOC130507838 gene encoding putative F-box protein At5g62660 → MVKYLSLSSARRRNDFVAAPEISFDLMIEILSRLPVKSLMRFKCVSKLWSSLIRSRYFSNLYLKVASSPSRLMRPLGVYMSLNLSLTSDGHYNCDSMEFCRNTEKFELLSLRLSLSSSNSDESSLEQDLTFPGMGGYNMVSLRGLILYTVCRKACIYNPSTRQSLTLPAVKSNIFAQQERNKHVFYFFGHDHVHDQYKIVCNVVVISRDYKKIITNEFWVFVLEPRGFWKRIEYDDQPHLPTKQGLCINGVIYYLASNPTCHVYCFDVRSEEFRVIQAPHSEYQHCKSLGFIEHGGKPAI